The genomic stretch GTGGGGTGTTAGGGGGATGGGGATGGGGATGACGATGGCGATGGCGATGGGGATGACGATGGCGATGGCGATGGAATCTGGTTTGACCCATAGAGGTTGGAGTTTGACCCATAGAAGGTCAGTTTTGACTCATAGAATTTGGTTAGACTCATAGGCCGTCCATTTTGACCCATAGACCCCTGATTACGACTCATAGGATGGTGATTTTGACTCATAGGACTCGCTTAACGACTCATAGACTTCTATAAGAATTGGATCAGCATAAAAAAGAAGCCCCTTGCTCAGCAAGGGGCTTCTTTCAATCTATGATTTCTGTTGATAATCTTGGAAAATCTTCTTCACCTTTGGTACTAAATAGTGACTCCCGCCTCTTCCCTTCACATCTTCAATCATCATCGTGACTAAAAGAGACGGATTCTCGGTATTGTATGCCACAAACCAGCCTAATTCCATACCATTTTTGTCTTCTTTACTGGCTTTGAGTTCAGCGGTTCCCGTTTTCCCGGCAAGCGGCAGCTTCGCCATATAGGCGTCATTTGCTGTGCCATCTGGATTAGAGACCACTTTTGACATATCATCTCGAAGGATCGCTGCTGTTTCTTCCGATATCACATTTTCTTTCAAAACAGTCGGTTGATCTCCTGCTTCATCTTGAAGAATCTGCGGTTTTAACAGATTTCCGTTATTCAAAAATGGTGTATACGAAATTCCGAGGTGAAGCGGACTCATCTCAATCTTTCCTTGACCATACCCGCTATCTGCGAGCTGAACTTCGGTCATCCCCTCTTCACCGATCGTGGACGGATTCGCGAGTGGCAGATCTTCGCCAAACCCAAACTTTTTCAAACCGTTTACGAACGGCTCTTGCCCCATCTTAAGCGCAGCTTGTGCAAAATAAATATTATCTGAATAGATTAGTGCCTTTTCAAGGTTCACACTTGGAACAGCACTAACACGGGTAACCGTATATTTACCCCACGATTTATCTTTTTGCCACGACTTACCGCTCACATTCATCACATCGCTCGGATTAAGTGTTCCGTTCTCCATCCCGATTGCAGCCGTAATTGGTTTTAATACTGAACCTGGTGCATACGTATATACGAAACGGTTTAGCGAAGGATTTTTCGGGTTATCCCTCCATTTTTTACTTATTGCTTCGGTCATTCCGAGTGTGTACTCATTCGGGTTATAAGCTGGACTGTTCACGAGTGCGAGCACTTCTCCCGTTGTTGGATGGATGGCAGATGATGTTCCCACATCCCCTTTGAGTTGAGCATAGATAGACTTCTGCACGCCACTATCAATCGTCGTTTTCACGTCTTTACCGTTAACGACCTCATTCTCAGCAACAACCGCTTTTTCTTCTTTTTCACTCGTAAGTAC from Bacillus sp. E(2018) encodes the following:
- a CDS encoding penicillin-binding transpeptidase domain-containing protein, giving the protein MKNFYRILVLAALCFVFLTACSEPPKPESTVKKYMAAWQKQDFESMYDMLDSKSKKQITKKEFVDRYKTIYGGIEAADLKVKASGKVKQDEKEEKKAQSSYSVKMNTLAGPVDYTHKIKLNLEEKEDTESWRVQWNPSHIFPQMKEGDRISASSIAPKRGAILDREGNPLAFNGTAYEVSIVPQELPEDQSKTIVPLAKILGMTPEEVQKKLDQPWVKPDYSVPIKKMQTDNPDIQKAVALEGVQSPKAETRLYPLGEAAAHLTGYIAQVNADDLKKLEGKGYTAQDFVGKSGLERMYEEQLRGQAGGVIKVLTSEKEEKAVVAENEVVNGKDVKTTIDSGVQKSIYAQLKGDVGTSSAIHPTTGEVLALVNSPAYNPNEYTLGMTEAISKKWRDNPKNPSLNRFVYTYAPGSVLKPITAAIGMENGTLNPSDVMNVSGKSWQKDKSWGKYTVTRVSAVPSVNLEKALIYSDNIYFAQAALKMGQEPFVNGLKKFGFGEDLPLANPSTIGEEGMTEVQLADSGYGQGKIEMSPLHLGISYTPFLNNGNLLKPQILQDEAGDQPTVLKENVISEETAAILRDDMSKVVSNPDGTANDAYMAKLPLAGKTGTAELKASKEDKNGMELGWFVAYNTENPSLLVTMMIEDVKGRGGSHYLVPKVKKIFQDYQQKS